Part of the Anopheles gambiae chromosome 3, idAnoGambNW_F1_1, whole genome shotgun sequence genome is shown below.
AATTTATTAACCAGTATGATGGAACAGTTATTGTCGGCTTCAAGGATGTGCATCATGACGAAAACAACATATGCCGAACAAATAATCGTAGTACGAATGGTTGCAGAATTTTTAAATGCCAATTCCCATATAGCATTGCGTTGGAAATTGATAGACGTCAAGGAAACACTATTCCATTGTGTGCGTATTATGATCTATTTACTGATGCATCCCGAATCTCATGTAACTCATGAAGCATCGATTGTCATCACGGAAATGTGTGCACGACAAGACATTAGTCCTAACAAAGTTCTTTCCTGGTATCGTCACGACATTATTAAGCTAATGATGAGCATTGCCGTAAGCAATTATATATTGGCAGGAATTACACTGCACCAGTCGATAAGCATAGTGAGTTACACATTTGAAAGTAGAGATCCAGTGGATTTCGTTGGAAAGcattataaaacaataatggCAATGTTGTTGCCTTGGTGTCTTCGATCCTCAAAATGCGAGTATCTTCTACGAGAAATAGCTGTTATCGTGCGAAAAGATTTGGTGGCACTATTATCCACGTCTTTCCTGACAATCTATACATACTTGTTTATCAGCGAATCTGTTGAAGTAACCAACAAATGTATCGAGTACATCATGAGAATTACTGGTaatagtttttttcatttgcttcatTCTGACATCAAGGTAAGAAATGTATGATTTGTTTCATAACTAATTTATCTTAATGAAAAgtttaaatacattttgaaCTATTAGTGGCATAATTTACTATTATCATATTCTTAGTTGAGTAATATGCCAATTTTTGCATACCACAAAGTTATTGCACACTGCGtataaattgttgcttttccaaatatttattaaacatCAAGATTGATGTTTAAGCTAGCAGTTTCCTTAAATATTGAGCAATTGTACCATATAttctaaaatttcatttatttttagaacaattttttgttttttcaaacacaaattaaaatattacgACTTTTTTCGATCAAAACGAAGATTTCGTATCTAAGAATTGTACATCACAAAATAAGATTTTTTGGCCCTATGAACCTCTTTTAAGGCCGTATATTTTTATTGAGATCAAACAAAACGTTACGATTTGTTACATGGGAGAGAGATGGAGTCAAACTTTTGGCACGTCAACTTTTGGCACGTGTCTGTGCTttatcgcatgcgattttatcgcacctgctgtcaaacgctttttcgatTCATGTTGCGATTatttgatgattttaatagtttaacgattatgaaaaaatagTTTGAGGTTGTTCCTTTAATACATCACACAATTAGTTTAACAGATATcgtcggatgcggcgtccgacgaaatcaatttgtttttattctgtcaaattccatttaaaattttgacaggccttccgataaaatcgcatccgatggagcacagacacgggttTAAGGGCTGGGTGTATGAAATTGTTGCGGAAACATTTGTTGCCAAATCGTATGGAAGAACCCAACCGGAATTATTGCacattttttatgtgtatcgATCATTTTTGTCATTCTAACATTCAGAAAAATTTTCGCTCTGCCTCGCTCTTCTGGGTGTGTCATTTTTTTCGTATGTCTTGGCTGTGTCACATAGTGTTGGGAGATTCAGGAATCGGAAGATTCGAAGATTCAATCCCTAGAAATTCGAACGGATCGGATCCCAGATTTTTTGGTCCAAATTTATTAATATCTAATCGGgcgataccaataaattaagGAAACGAACTCAAAAAATTATGGCATACGATAAATAAAACGTGAGACGAGCCCGAACAATTATGGGAACTGACctataaatcgtgggaaaccctgtaaaggtCCGCGTATCTCAGGAACCTGTACTAATTATGATGTAATTACtgaaaagataaataatttggagcaaaacaaaatgaccTCTTATTCCAGCTTGAACTCATCAAAGGaaagacccccccccccccccttgcaaACTAGAATAAAACGCTATACCACTTtaggattgggattgggattcaaagatTCGAATCCTATCCAGCATTGGGATTCGAAGATTCGAGTCCCTTCTGGGATTCATTTTTCCCTTCACTAGTGTCATATCAATGATTCGCATGTTTCATTTAGCTCATCACTTTCCATCGTTGGAAAGCAACTCTTGCgtctcgcttttctgggaCTTGTCCAATTTCGCTTGCTGCACCATTCATTCACGCAAGCGGTCTCCTCTCGTCCGCTCTTTGTATCTTTGTGTAGCCACTAGTGATGGCCaaaaacggctccgaagccggaaccgactccgaccggctccgaccggccccagacaatttcggagccggctccgcacccacggctccggagctgcCTCGCACCAACAtctccggagccggttttaaTACAAGGgatcaaacaaactttttgAATGAAGTTTCAATCGAGGAAATCGCTAAATAGCGGAGTAGGTCATGTTTAAaggaatttataaaaaaatagacaAGTTTTCAATATTGTTAAGGCGAGACCAAATAATACTTCACAACGTCATGCatgtcaatactgcaatcaCATCGTGTGTCAGCTTCCGTGCGAGAAgatatattcgtttttttattacgctATCATACAATACTGTCTCTATCGAaccgttagtccggagccgttgattTGTTGCCGGCTCTGGAGCGGTGAAGCCGGCAGGGAtgttacggtgttgaataccgcctataaaatattctccctatattctatatatatatatatatatatatatatatatatatatatatatatatatatatatatatatatatatatatatatatatatatatatatatatatatatatatatatatatatatatatatatatatatatatatatatatatatatatatatatatatatatatatatatctgaTTCCGGCTGGaacattttcaacgaaactttgcacacaccttatggtaCATTGATACATTgatttcaaagccgcatatgatagcatagccatggtaaaactgtatgacgctatgagctcttttggaatcccggccaaactgataaggctagttagaatgactatgaccaacgtcacatgccaggtaagggtggatggaaaactctcaggaccctttgctaccaccaagggtctgcgccagggggacgggcttgcctgtctcctattcaacctggcgctagagagggccatccgcgactcgagggtggagactacgggaacgatcttctataagtcaacccagatcctggtatacgctgatgatatagacatcattggtctgcggctctcctatgtagcagaagcctaccaagggatcgagcatgcggcagagaacctcggattgcagataaacgaggcaaagaccaaactgatggtggcatcATCAGCGGGCccaccaataaataatcataatctacgtaggcgtgacgtgcagataggtgaacgcacttttgaagtcgtcccacaattcacctatcttgggtgaaaggtcagcaacgacaatagcatggaagctgagttgtgcgcaaggatgctggctgccaaccggtctttcttcttctttggcacaacaatcgttgtcggtcaaggcctgtctgtacccactagtgaagtgagcttggctttcagtgacttgttGTTATCATAGCAGgaaagtcagtcctacgtatggaggcACGTTCTaatcggggcttgaacccatgatgggcatgttgttaagtcgtacgagttgatgactgtaccagcAGACCGGCCCATtttacagcctgaaaaatcagttcacatcaaagaacctgtcgcgacggacgaagctgggactatatagtacctatatagtaccggtactcacatacgcctctgagacatggacatcgtccaaatctgacgaaaccctttTTGCCGCGTTCTAGTATATGCtaagaaggatacttggctcAGCATGTGTGTAAGGACAATGGAGAAGCCGTTAAAACGATGAACTacacgagatgtacggcgaccgcACTGTcatacagcgtatcaagctcgccaggttCCGATGGGTTGGCcatgtacgcatggaaacggacgatcTAGTCCTAGTAAAGTCTTGTGATGGAAAAAAAGTTTTCGTCGGATTCGATTTCGGCTAGCTCAGAAGTTTTCTGGATTCGATTCCAGATAGTAAGTCCCGCATCAGTTTTCGGAATCGGCTACGGAATTGTCTCCGTAATCATAATCGCTtccggaatcagttccggaatcgaaatcgacaCCGGAATCGAAATCCGGAATTGGCTTCGAAATTGGAGTCTGTTTCGCTATCTGAATAGGAATAGTGGTTTGGATCCAATAATTCTACGTATTGACAGCCGCAAATAATCCATTCTCATGGTGATTctcggactgatttcgcttctggaACTTctaatttcaattcaagaactgattctcaatCCGGGGCTAgttccaattctggagtcaattctgattccgttaccgtagcaaattgcgattcctaTTTCGGAGCcgtttccgattccggagctgattccgatccggaatcggctccagaatcggaatcgattccagcatcggaattggctccggaatagATTccaaacacggaatcggaacttggtaggtccgattccgagctcccaccacccATACTTCTGAGGCAAGCCAACACCGCAAAGCGGGTGTCGggtgccggataagtaagtaattcTTATAACATTTTATAGCGTAAAAATGTAtgtgcaaaaataataaaaaaagggttATCCTGGCCCGCGACTCTCAATCATTTAGTCAATTTGGCACTTTCCATAacaagtttgccgaccgctgagTAGTccattatatgattcgaaaccctgtattgcacAGCCCAAAGCCTCATATTTTTCACCGTGCCATTTTGGacagtgttttgtttacaaatagCATTCGGCAGCAGGTGCAGTTTACTACTAATTTTGCAAAATCCGACTTTAACCAAGGACAAGCGTGTAATGTAAcagcattttccattttcctaaATACTAAATACAGTTTGATAGAAAAACATCTATTTCtagactgtttttttgtttatttcagtGTGTTGGAAAGTGTTCAATAATGGATATTGAAGTGTGCAATAATAgaattttgaatttgtgtAACTGTGCAACAATTGGATTTTTGATTAGATGTAAATATTAGATTATTTTTTGGCATTATTCTTCACCGTATTCAGAAGTTCTTTAgaagttaaataaaatgtttttcttccattatCGCTTTTCATTGCAGAGAACAGTATCTGAAGTTTTAATTTACTACCACATCAACCCAGAGTGTGTAATGCACGCATTTCGCAGTTTACTTTCCAAGGATAGTGATAATGACGAGGTATCAACAACTCGAATCGCGGAATATATTGCTGAAAGGTTTTTAGGAGTACTAGCAAATTTAGAAGCAACACTTGTTAATCCAGACGGAGAGAAGTTTCTCAAGCGATTAGCGCTGCTTAGTCTGGGTGACATTATTCGGTTGCTTGGTGGGGAACACATAACACCATTTCGGTTCAAAGTTATTGCTGTGCTCCGAACAGCTTTAGCTCTTCCAGAAGGATTGGCTTTAGCAAAACATTGCGTTAATACGTGGCGTATTTTTGTATGCACGGTAGATGTGCGACAATTAGGTTCACTTTTAAGTACAATATTCGTTACGTTGGAGCCATTAATTGATACATACAAGGAAGATATTGGATACATATTTCGATACCTGGTCATAGAGAACAATAGTCTACTTGGTAATAGTCTCTGTGATCTGTTTTTTATAGAAGATACTAATGTagcagaaaatattaaaaaaatagtggCATCGCGTATTCCAAAATACTACGATGAAATAGGAAGTGATCAATTTGTTACCCGCCTTGAAGAACTTATTCGACATAGCAATCATGAAAATTTAAAAGTACGAGCTTACGCATTCTCCTATTTATGTAGACTTTGTGAACATGGCCGGGCAGAGCTAAATGAAGCTATTTTGGGGCAACACCAAAGCATAAGCCTTACCATAATAGCTACAATGGTAGAAACGCTGACACGTGGACTTAGTGAACAAGATGTAATACTTCAACAACGAGCAGCAGAGTGTCTTGGAGAGCTAGGAGCTTTGGCTCCCAGTCATTTGCCACCTAATTATGCCCCGACTGGTATAGGTTTCGCATTGAGCATTCATTCCGACTGTTTTGCCATTATCGCCTTGCGAGAACTATGCCGAGCATACCAAAGGCAAAAAGATTCAAAGTTTGTCGATAGTTTTTCACTTGCTATACAGGAAATATTAAACGAACGAGGTGTCTCTCCAGAAGCAGATAAAAAACGAGAAATATGGGAAACCATCCCAGAACGCTTGCGACCAATAATGGAACCTTTACTAACATCATGTTATACTACGGTTTCAAGAGCATCGCAGACAGCAGTTGCACATCCGGTATTTAACAATGTTGGATCAAGTCACGAATGGTGTTACCAATGGGCGTGCCAAATGATAGAAAATATAACTGTTAACTCAACTCGTAACCTTCTACGAGCTTTTAAGCCAAGCTTGCGATGTGATAGAGGAACTCTTATGTTGATGTTACCTTACATACTATTACATTCATTACTACTCTGCGAAGGGAATGATAAAAGACAATTTATTGTAGAAGAACTTCATGCCGTTTTCAACGGAGCCATTGCATATTGCGAAAGTTTTTCCACGATTCCTGCTGCCAACCGAGCAAATGACAAAGTAGATATAGAAACTACATCTGCAAATGGATTGATTGTATGCATGACTCAGGAGCGGCATGATACATCTGGCAAAGAGCTGGCTTTGCAATGCGCTAAATATGCGTTTGGGTTATTTGATTTCCTTGAACGATGGAAAAGACAGTACCTCAAGGATGTTACAACAAAAGATAAAGATCTTCATAATTATCAACATAATTTTGTTGTGGTTAGTACATTCCTAAACAACTTTGATAGCAATCTATTGGCGCAAGTAAATTTTAAATGTCATGAATATGCTAGAGCATTACAATACGTAGAACACAGTTTGAATGGCGAAGATAAAAGtataaaactacaaaaaaagttATCATTCTTGTGTGAACTTTATTCACACCTCGGAGATACAGACTCGGTAGAAGGTGTTATAGCTTTGAAAGCCACAGAACCAACCCTGCACGAGTTAATTCTATATCATAATGCTACAGGTCGGTTGCAAGAAGCTGTGGCGTGTTACGAGCGGTTATTACAACTAACTAATATCGAGGAACAATATCCAAGCCtaaattttttaaatagtATGATCGAGTGTTATCTACGGCTTGATCATCCGGAAACAGCATTACTTCTTGCAGAAAGTTTACTGGTTCGATTTCATGACACCGCCCTACATAAAAGTCTTCTGGATATACAGGCAGAACCGCTGTACCGACTAGGAAGATTCGAAGAACTCGAAGAATTGCTACTTCAAAGGCGAGCTGATCAATTGAGTGGAGCCATCGATGGTGAATCACGTCACTGGGGAGTTATTTGTGGTTCGCTTATTATTGAGTTTCGTCAACCGGATTATGCACGATTTTGTTCAGAAATACAACGAGCCCGAATGTATGTGTTTCAGGGTAGCTGTAGCAAACGTTCTAGTTCTCGTTCGTTAGATGAACAGCTGGGCACATACGAAAACCGTTATGATCAGGTGTTAAAATTACACATCATCCAAGAGTTTGCTAAATGTGGACATATAATGcacactctgcgcactctacAAAAAGGTCAACGTAACGACGAACTTATTACGGCATCCACTGTAATTGTTGACCTTCAGAAGCTTGTAACAAATATGAACGCCAGGCTAGAAGTACTACAACCGAATGCTGCCACAATAGAACCAATCCTCAGCTTGAGGCGTATACTTCTGAAGGAAATGAGGCGCACGATAGACGAAATAAATTGGGAAAaaatcgacgacgacgaaaatGTTAATCGTCTGCGTCATTTGGTTGATCAAACGATCGGACAACTTTGGATGAAAAGTACAGAGTTAGCATCGCGAGCAAATATGTACCAGCAGGCATTATTGTATATTTTACATGCAGAAAGCTATCGTCCTCCTGAtcttttcataaaaaatgctaAATTGCTATGGGATCGACGAGATATAACAGGGGCATTAAAGGTTCTTGAAAGAGGATTGAATGAAATATTGGGCGATGTCCCTGTTTCTTCGGTTGATAATAATCATATAAAAACTACACCCAAAGAGATTCGTTTGATACAAGCAGAAGGTAAGCGTCTTATTGCTACATACAATGCTGAGGCGTCAAATATATCAGCAACACTCAATCGACGTTATTTCAAAGAAGCAGTAGATATGAACCCGGAAAGTGAAGTAGCATTAGTACAACTTGCACAATACGTCGACAAATTGTATAGCTCGTGTCCAGCAGTCGAGCAAAATTCAGCAAATTGCTGGGAAATGCTATTTGAAGTAATGAAGTGTTATGGAAAATCAATGATGTATGGATCAAACTATATTTATCAATCGATGCCACGCGTATTAAGTATCTGGCTTGACTCTACTGCAAACACGATACCAAAATCAAGTGAAGGCACTAGTACTTCCTTGAATATGGCGCGAAAAATCGCACAGTCGATGAATAAATTGGCAAGCAAGTTCAAAGATACATTATCgccgtattttttttttactgcttttTCCCAATTAATAAGTAGAGTTGCTCATCCTTCCCAAGAAACGTTCATAATATTGAAAGCCATAATTGTCAAATTGCTCCTCTATTATCCTCAGCAAACTCTATGGATGATTCTGAGCGTATATAAATCATCTTATACCATCCGGGTACGGCGATGTGTAGAAATATTTAACGATCGTCAGTTGCTGCAAGTAGAGAACATGCAAAAGTTGATAAAAGACTTTAATGGATTGGCTGAACGTCTTATCGAGCTTACCAACAAAGAAATTCCAGGAAATCCAGGAGGCATCAGACATTCAAAACTGGCAAATGTTACAGTTTCTATCTTAGTTAAAGCTTTACCAAAACTGCTGGCTGATAAAaacttttcaaatattttgattCCTATTGAAAGATGCATACAACTAGTGCTGAATAAAAATACAGGGATGAATTTCCAACCATACCCTACAAATGCTATATATATTGCTGGAATTTCCGAAGAAGTGACAGTGTTGCATTCTTTACAAAAACCTAGGAAAATTTCACTCCGAGGCCATAACGGCAAGCTTTATACAATGATGATGAAACCTAAAGATGATCTGCGAAAAGATTTCCGTTTGATGGAGTTTAATGCAGTTGTTAAGCAATATTTATCGCAAGATCCAGATGCAAAATTCCGAAGGTTACACATACGCACATATGCTGTTCTACCATTAAATGAAGAGTGTGGTATTATTGAGTGGATATCTAATCTGAACACATTTCGCGGTATCGTATGCACGTATTACAAACAGCGTGGACTAGGAATGACGGCGAAAGAATTAAGAAACTTTAATTATGAGCGCACAGAACCGCTTGCAAAGAAACGGCACGCCTTTGAAACTATTCTTGTTCCGCGGCATCCACCGTTATTTAGTGAATGGTTTCGAGATTGTTTTCCAAATCCCCATAATTGGTTTCAAGCTCGTTCGTCGTATATAAAAACGACTGCAGTTATTTCGATGGTTGGTTACATATTAGGGCTTGGGGATCGCCATGGCGAAAATATTCTGTTTGATTCTACTAACGGAGATACTGTGCACGTAGATTTTAACTGCTTGTTTAATCGAGGAGAAACATTCACAGTTCCCGAGTTAGTGCCATTTCGCTTGACTCATAATATGGTAGATGCAATGGGACCTCTCGGAGTGGAAGGGCTTTATCGGCGATGCTGTGAAATTGTTTTACGAATTCTTCAAACCCATGCATCAACATTTATGTCTGTATTGAAGCCTTTTGTTTACGATCCCATGGTGTCGTGGAGCAAGATCACGTTTGCTCAAGGGGAATCAAGCCAAAGGGATAGCTATTTAGAACGAACCGATCCCCAAGCCATGCACAATGTGTTAAACATTGAAGAAAGACTAAAAGGCTATGTAAAAGTTAATGGTAAATTGTCACATAATCCACTATCCATTGAAGGGCAAGTAAACCACTTGATTAAGGAGGCCACAGACATAGACAATCTAGCACAAATGTACATTGGTTGGTCTGGATACACATAACAAACAACAGCtatgaaaatcatttaaaataaatcgaataCATATGTCTTTTCTGTACTAATAATGATGCGTTTTCTATTTGAATCCAACAAGCTGAAATTTCAATCGGTCAGTGGAGTAGAGTGTTCCCCGGTACCAACCCCGGTACGAAAATCCATGCGATTTTGGCTCTAACGAATTGATTAAATGGCGCCCGATTAGAGGATCCGTCTCCGGAACCAAAATCCATATGTTTTCGGTCTCATCGGGCTCTATCTGGGCGCCGATTAAAAGAATCTCTTAGAAGCTCCAATCGGGCTGAATGCAAGATTCGTCGCGGCGACGCGATAAATGTTGCATGCATGTGTACtacatttttttctccctcgctTTCTTTCTGATTGCAATGAGTTCAGACATACTTAGAAATGcgtttaacatattttcttttatttttcacgTTTAATTTCCTAAGCACATTCtcttatacacacacaaatacacccTCTCCTCCCTCCTTGGTATTTGTCGAAGGGTTTTTTCtctttgaaaaataaaaaaaacacgcactcAAGATGATCCCGTGGGATAGTGCGAAACGGCAAAGaaaaatcacacgcacacacacacatatcgcAATCCCCCCCTTCTCCCCAAGTAGCAAAGCCGAAGTTGTTGAGAGATTGTGCTATGGCCCTGTCCtctctctctagattttggacggcagACCGCCGCCCGtgtagaggtgtgtgcgtgtgacgatAATTATGGATGAAATACTGGGGAAGCGGAGTTAGAAGTCTTTcgttcgtcacacacacatgcagttATCAGGGGATTTCGCTGGACCGAGtctacccatctctctcgatATACCACGATTTTTCTGCTGtcgcgctcatccgggtgttaggcatcctcagtctgtccaaAACTTTCCCTGTGGAAGGATGTACTGAAGTGAGGTGCGATTTCTTGTGCGACAGACTTTATTCGTCTACGTTTTGTGCTGTGTTCCTTCATCTTCAGTTATGGATTGATGTATCCTATAAAATGAGAAAATGAGGTAAGTTTCTTGCTCAcatgtgtgcttgtgcatgtacaggcggtccccgagatacacggttaatggggaccgaaaacggccgcaaaataccgcgtatctcgaatttccgcgtaagtcgaatcacgtgatttccagctaaaatatcacaacattttcgtgtaattttgcaagtagggggcggttttagtcactttatgaattatttgatatgattttgactgtatataactgttttaaaccttttgaaatagtttttaacattcgatcaaaacggaaattatttggcaatttgcaattgatttg
Proteins encoded:
- the LOC1280291 gene encoding serine/threonine-protein kinase ATR isoform X1, whose protein sequence is MKIMHEKLSAIEDTESMWKTLIITFTDIVHDHEPHLEKILSMIRTDITYDDPGLFPKTLLNEAERHRCRCSNYWLMYQILRIASLETYESISGSYTSLQKEIIKASYIKQRWLALDTFREFIKLLNQMNDFKKGCPEAITTFYDAFQNVTAQGKQYFCEKIEIKSMARCRLVRLHCLHTLSEAISMLTNQQDVESIQVVKEITCTVLKTLSVGNIEEKRISIIFFQNYFKHVVQERSGSYPLYNMFNMINLLDVSLMGYDTWHSAMLMNRREVEYFVDTSTELFSTHQRSHQSWPVVPRKWIDKILTVLLCTSLQPEQKVENLEKRHQEKLNQTLMALLQKLKPELMHTGYVPESINWFGASMKLDDHLVTQIVKQINNARYNSVNKKQPTSVHLESAVWAIFLVNINKNSKLLKRALNMANKMDFKLHAQMPFCSEGDTELKNQQFFFFESKLELLQVPSLVELFGSRQMDLINAVVSVILINDCLLLNQNQQRNLFQILFAPFEANNWNGDVNQRYSWDTQMDNELCQHALEQLCKLRTNNLHSEVVSCCIKKKLTSLLTFIANTEHGYAIKQTLVHSFQQLILSSKINLFDLFENVLVPLLSTINGDAALADIVGVFSLFCCLRSDCIASFRVFQISETKRSFQCRECNNRTVSTTHLEDYYIQTSSEQLMAQGKSINIDSHLRAFLLKISHTNEETTLLAMTNFLPCALKHLPLFMIDGEIESCWIRLFGSNTAKVGQQLTEHIYAILQILSAYLVNKPGRYENLLTSMMEQLLSASRMCIMTKTTYAEQIIVVRMVAEFLNANSHIALRWKLIDVKETLFHCVRIMIYLLMHPESHVTHEASIVITEMCARQDISPNKVLSWYRHDIIKLMMSIAVSNYILAGITLHQSISIVSYTFESRDPVDFVGKHYKTIMAMLLPWCLRSSKCEYLLREIAVIVRKDLVALLSTSFLTIYTYLFISESVEVTNKCIEYIMRITGNSFFHLLHSDIKRTVSEVLIYYHINPECVMHAFRSLLSKDSDNDEVSTTRIAEYIAERFLGVLANLEATLVNPDGEKFLKRLALLSLGDIIRLLGGEHITPFRFKVIAVLRTALALPEGLALAKHCVNTWRIFVCTVDVRQLGSLLSTIFVTLEPLIDTYKEDIGYIFRYLVIENNSLLGNSLCDLFFIEDTNVAENIKKIVASRIPKYYDEIGSDQFVTRLEELIRHSNHENLKVRAYAFSYLCRLCEHGRAELNEAILGQHQSISLTIIATMVETLTRGLSEQDVILQQRAAECLGELGALAPSHLPPNYAPTGIGFALSIHSDCFAIIALRELCRAYQRQKDSKFVDSFSLAIQEILNERGVSPEADKKREIWETIPERLRPIMEPLLTSCYTTVSRASQTAVAHPVFNNVGSSHEWCYQWACQMIENITVNSTRNLLRAFKPSLRCDRGTLMLMLPYILLHSLLLCEGNDKRQFIVEELHAVFNGAIAYCESFSTIPAANRANDKVDIETTSANGLIVCMTQERHDTSGKELALQCAKYAFGLFDFLERWKRQYLKDVTTKDKDLHNYQHNFVVVSTFLNNFDSNLLAQVNFKCHEYARALQYVEHSLNGEDKSIKLQKKLSFLCELYSHLGDTDSVEGVIALKATEPTLHELILYHNATGRLQEAVACYERLLQLTNIEEQYPSLNFLNSMIECYLRLDHPETALLLAESLLVRFHDTALHKSLLDIQAEPLYRLGRFEELEELLLQRRADQLSGAIDGESRHWGVICGSLIIEFRQPDYARFCSEIQRARMYVFQGSCSKRSSSRSLDEQLGTYENRYDQVLKLHIIQEFAKCGHIMHTLRTLQKGQRNDELITASTVIVDLQKLVTNMNARLEVLQPNAATIEPILSLRRILLKEMRRTIDEINWEKIDDDENVNRLRHLVDQTIGQLWMKSTELASRANMYQQALLYILHAESYRPPDLFIKNAKLLWDRRDITGALKVLERGLNEILGDVPVSSVDNNHIKTTPKEIRLIQAEGKRLIATYNAEASNISATLNRRYFKEAVDMNPESEVALVQLAQYVDKLYSSCPAVEQNSANCWEMLFEVMKCYGKSMMYGSNYIYQSMPRVLSIWLDSTANTIPKSSEGTSTSLNMARKIAQSMNKLASKFKDTLSPYFFFTAFSQLISRVAHPSQETFIILKAIIVKLLLYYPQQTLWMILSVYKSSYTIRVRRCVEIFNDRQLLQVENMQKLIKDFNGLAERLIELTNKEIPGNPGGIRHSKLANVTVSILVKALPKLLADKNFSNILIPIERCIQLVLNKNTGMNFQPYPTNAIYIAGISEEVTVLHSLQKPRKISLRGHNGKLYTMMMKPKDDLRKDFRLMEFNAVVKQYLSQDPDAKFRRLHIRTYAVLPLNEECGIIEWISNLNTFRGIVCTYYKQRGLGMTAKELRNFNYERTEPLAKKRHAFETILVPRHPPLFSEWFRDCFPNPHNWFQARSSYIKTTAVISMVGYILGLGDRHGENILFDSTNGDTVHVDFNCLFNRGETFTVPELVPFRLTHNMVDAMGPLGVEGLYRRCCEIVLRILQTHASTFMSVLKPFVYDPMVSWSKITFAQGESSQRDSYLERTDPQAMHNVLNIEERLKGYVKVNGKLSHNPLSIEGQVNHLIKEATDIDNLAQMYIGWSGYT